Within Quercus lobata isolate SW786 chromosome 5, ValleyOak3.0 Primary Assembly, whole genome shotgun sequence, the genomic segment attaaattatatatttatttaaaaaaaaaatagaaagacagtggaattttttatttttatttattcgaattgtatttaattgaacttaattacttgttatattattaCTAAACGACGGTGTAGGCAAATCAGCTGAGAGCTGCATCCAATGGTTGATTAAAATCCTAAACTccgtataataataatatttctgaATTCACTGTTCAAAGCCAGATCCACTATATGCTTCAAGTCTCACAATCCACAAAGCTTAGATTTCAGTCATGGCCACTGCTCTATCACCAGTACACCATGTAGTGATTTTTCCTCACATGGCTCAAGGCCACACCATCCCCTTGCTAGACATATCAAAAGCCTTCTCAAACCGTGGCCTAAAAGTCACAATCATCACCACCCCATCAAATGCTCCATTCATCTCTTCCAGAACCAACAAGCACCCAAATATCACTTTGTCAATAATCCCATTTCCAAAAGTTCCAGACTTGCCACAAGGCTGTGAGAATACAGCTGACCTTCCTTCAATGGCTCTATTTACTACCTTTATAGaagctacaaaaaaaaaaatgaaacaaccTTTTGAGGATGTTCTTAGAAACATGATTGAGGATGGGTGTCCTCCAATTTGTGTTATCTCTGACTTTTTCCTCGGTTGGACACTTGAGTCATGTCATTTATTTGATATTCCACGTGTTGTCTCTCATGGAATGGGCGTGTTCGCTATGGTTATTTGCAAATCTCCTTCTTTGCATGTCCCAAGTGTTAAGGATTTGTCACTTTTGGATCCTATAGATTTTTCTGAGCTGAAATTTCCATTCACTTTGAACAAAGGTGACATCCCTGAGGTATTTTTAAACGGTGATCCAAATGACCCTTATGTGCGTCCTGTAATGGAGTTGGGACCAGCAGATGTGAATAGTTGGGGTGTCATTGTTAATAGCTTTGAAGAGATTGAAGGTGAGTATATTGGAGCATTTGAATCCAACTATTGCAATGGGGCCAAAGCTTATTGTGTGGGGCCACTTCCCCTTTATGATCAACTTGATCAAGAAGTGGATGCTTCATACATCAAGTGGCTAGATAAGTATGTTGAATCTAATCAATTAGGCAGTGTGATTTATGTTTCATATGGTACACAAACACATTTGTCAAATGATCAAATGGATGAGATTGCTTTTGGGTTGGAGATGGCAGGCCATCCTTTCATCTGGGTTGTGAGATCAAAGACTTGGGCGCCACCAGATGGATGGAATGAGAGAGTGAAAGAAGAAGGGTTGGTTGTATATGATAGGGTGGAGCAGCGAAGCATACTAGCACACCCTTCAATAGGTGGGTTTTTGAGTCATTGTGGTTGGAACTCAGTGTTGGAGAGCTTGGCAAATGGGGTTCCACTTTTGACTTGGCCTGTGCTTGGTATTAGTGAGCAGTCCTTGAATACTAAACTTGTAACAATGGGAGTGGGAGCAGGGCTAATGATCCCACAAAGAGATGTTGGAGGAGAGAAAATCATGACTGTTGATAGGGGTGTGATTTGTGAGAGAGTGAAGGAGTTGATGGGAGGTGCAAAGGGGAGGAAGGTTAAGGAGAGGGCACAAGAATTGGGGCGATTGACATGGCATGCTGTGGAGAAGGTGGTTCCCGTAAGAAATTGGACGAGCTAATTGAGCTgctcaataataaaaatatgtgaTCAAAACctctttatctctttaatttgaAAATGTATCTCCTAATTCTGTTTCGCAAATGCTTCCATGTGTAATATATTTacatgttttttcaattttctatcttattcttaatacttgttaaataaaaagttatttagataaataaaaggctTAATAATTATATGGTTATAAATGGGctatgtatatatttttctataataaattAACCATGTGACTATCATCAAGTggttaatataattaaattgttagtaaaatagtttctcaaaaaaaaattgttagtaaaATACGGTATGCATTTGATATGATAAGTATTGGACGGGTAATTTTTGCCATCTTTTTTAAATGTACAACTCAAAATTTTGGCATAAAAATATGGAAACGGTGAAAAAATGATACGGGTATAatacaattattattaaaaaatacgTAACAATAATACGGAaatatttatcatatatattttgagatatATAGTAATCTTTGCATCGTAATAGTTTAACTTTTGCCAAGTGTGATATAATCATTGGAACATCTTAATATAATCATGGTCACAAAACTAACCATGATTATTATGAGTTGTGTAATTTACTAGTATATTCTCCTTTGCTTTATTAGGAGAATCAATGCTAAAATATTCATTCTCTTTATTATGGAATcattgaaaaatgagaaaatctatgaatataaatatatatatatatatatatatatatataaaagagtcAAAATATTTGTGCAACACCCTTATTTTAGTTGTTGTgagttaatattttattttattttgactaatgATGAGCTAACACCTCAACTATTGTGACATTTTATCGTGTTCGTAgcacaacttaaaaaaaataaaaaataaaaaaatcaattatatatatatacacacacaa encodes:
- the LOC115989636 gene encoding UDP-glycosyltransferase 90A1-like → MATALSPVHHVVIFPHMAQGHTIPLLDISKAFSNRGLKVTIITTPSNAPFISSRTNKHPNITLSIIPFPKVPDLPQGCENTADLPSMALFTTFIEATKKKMKQPFEDVLRNMIEDGCPPICVISDFFLGWTLESCHLFDIPRVVSHGMGVFAMVICKSPSLHVPSVKDLSLLDPIDFSELKFPFTLNKGDIPEVFLNGDPNDPYVRPVMELGPADVNSWGVIVNSFEEIEGEYIGAFESNYCNGAKAYCVGPLPLYDQLDQEVDASYIKWLDKYVESNQLGSVIYVSYGTQTHLSNDQMDEIAFGLEMAGHPFIWVVRSKTWAPPDGWNERVKEEGLVVYDRVEQRSILAHPSIGGFLSHCGWNSVLESLANGVPLLTWPVLGISEQSLNTKLVTMGVGAGLMIPQRDVGGEKIMTVDRGVICERVKELMGGAKGRKVKERAQELGRLTWHAVEKVVPVRNWTS